The following proteins come from a genomic window of Lycium ferocissimum isolate CSIRO_LF1 chromosome 4, AGI_CSIRO_Lferr_CH_V1, whole genome shotgun sequence:
- the LOC132052990 gene encoding large ribosomal subunit protein uL18-like yields the protein MVLCLTLLINMLQAFIKVQKTRAYFKRYQVKFKRRREGKTDYRARNRLINQDKNKYNTPKYRLVVRFTNRDIIAQIVSASIAGDMILASAYANELPRYGLKVGLTNYAAAYCTGLLLARRVLKKLEMDEEYEGNLEVNGEDYSVEPAESRRPFRALLDVGLLRTTTGNRVFGALKGALDGGLDIPHSEKRFAGFSKDSKQLDADVHRKYIYGGHVATYMKTLIEDEPEKYQSQFSEYIKNGLEPDGLEEMYKKVHAAIRADPSPKKSDKQPPKQHKRYNLKKLTYEERKAKLIERLNALNSAAGNDDDDSDDE from the exons ATGGTCTTGTGCTTGACACTGTTAATAAATATGCTGCAGGCTTTCATCAAAGTCCAAAAGACAAGGGCTTATTTTAAGCGTTACCAGGTTAAATTCAAGAGAAGGAGAG AGGGGAAAACAGACTATAGAGCCAGGAATCGCTTGATCAATCAGGACAAAAATAAGTACAACACCCCAAAGTATCGTTTGGTTGTCCGATTT ACTAACAGGGACATAATTGCACAAATTGTGTCGGCTAGTATTGCTGGTGATATGATTCTTGCTTCTGCTTATGCTAACGAGCTGCCTCGCTATGGCCTTAAAGTTGGTCTGACAAATTATGCTGCTG CCTACTGCACTGGACTTCTATTGGCACGGAGAGTTCTCAAAAAGCTTGAAATGGACGAGGAGTATGAAGGGAACCTCGAG GTCAATGGAGAAGATTACTCTGTTGAACCTGCTGAAAGCAGGAGGCCTTTCCGTGCTCTCTTGGATGTTGGCCTTTTAAGGACTACTACAGGAAATCGTGTTTTTGGTGCTCTCAAG GGTGCGTTGGACGGTGGACTTGATATTCCTCACAGTGAGAAGAGGTTTGCTGGATTCAGCAAGGATTCTAAGCAACTTGATGCTGATGTACACCGCAAGTACATATATGGTGGCCATGTTGCTACATATATGAAG ACTCTAATTGAAGATGAACCGGAGAAATATCAGTCACAGTTCAGTGAGTACATCAAAAATGGTCTTGAGCCCGATGGCCTAGAGGAGATGTACAAGAAGGTTCATGCTGCCATACGTGCTGATCCAAGTCCAAAGAAATCTGACAAGCAGCCTCCTAAACAGCACAAGAG GTACAATCTGAAGAAGCTGACATATGAAGAAAGGAAGGCTAAGTTGATTGAGAGACTGAATGCTTTGAATTCAGCTGCTGgaaatgatgacgatgattcgGATGATGAGTAA